The Streptomyces sp. NBC_00569 genomic sequence ACCAGGCCGTCGGGGCGGAAGACCGGCTTCAGGCCCGAGACGCCCTCCACGGTGACGCCCGCGCGCGGGCCGTCGTCCTGCGAGACGACCGTGCCGTCAGGGGTGGTGACCGGGGTGATCTCCCGCTCCCAGAAGCCGTTCTTGATGGCCTGCTCGGCCAGGTTCTGCGAACGCACACCGAACGCGTCCATGTCCGCGCGCGTGACGCCCTTCGTCCGCGCCAGGTTCTCGGCGGTCTGGCCCATCGCGATGTACGCGTCCGGGACGAGGCCGTCCTCGCGCGGGTCGTGCCAGGAGGCGCCCTCGGACTCGGCGACGGCGGCCGTACGGGCCTCCGCGTCGGCGAACAGCGGGTTGTGCGTGTCGGGCAGCGAGTCCGAGTTGCCCTTCACGAAGCGCGACACCATCTCGACACCGGCCGAGATGAAGACGTCACCCTCGCCGGCCTTGATGGCGTGCAGCGCCATGCGGCTGGTCTGCAGCGACGAGGAGCAGTAGCGGGTGACCGTACATCCCGGCAGGTGGTCCATGCCCATCTGCACGGCCACGATGCGGCCCAGGTTGTTGCCCTGCTCGCCGCCGGGCAGACCGCAGCCGAGCATCAGGTCGTCGATGTCCCGCGGGTCGAGCTCGGGGACCTTGGCCAGCGCGGCCTGGACGATCGTGGCGGTCAGATCGTCCGGGCGCAGGTCCTTGAGGGACCCCTTGAAGGCGCGGCCGATGGGAGAGCGGGCGGTCGAGACGATCACGGCTTCGGGCATCACGGCTCCAAGAGGTCTACGCGTATGAGCTATTCGCCTACCAGCTGGGAAGTTACCTGTACGTACTGTCTGGGTCACCGGTGTGCGCGTGTGACTCCCGCCGCATTTTTCTAAGCGCTTGCTCAGGGAGATTTCGGGGTAGCGGGATTGCGGCCCGGGGGCGTGGTCCAGGACACCGTGCTCCGCCCCGGACCCCGCTCCTCACTCGCCGAAGCACCCTCCGGACGTCCGTACCCGCTAGATGTTGAGCGGCGTCGGGTCCTGCGTCGCCACCCGCCGGCGCCTGCGGCGCTTCAGCAGAGCCCAGGGACCCCTCGGACCCGTCGGCATCGCCGGCGTCACCTCCGTGCCGCCCTCCTCCGCCGCCTGGGCCGCCGCCCTGGCCACCGGCAGGAAGCCCTCGCGCCGCGACACGTCCGGACGCTCCTCCTCCGGCCACAGGCCCAGTGACGCGCACAGCGTCGGCAGCACCGCCATCGCCGCCGTCGCATAGCCCTCGGCCGACGGGTGGTAGTTGTCGGGACCGAACAGCTCCCGCGGATTGGCCAGGAACTCCGGGCCGAGCAGATCACCCAGCGACACCGTGCGCCCGCCCTGCTCCACCGTGCCGATCGTCTGCGCCGCCGCCAGCTGCCGCGAGGCCCGCCGGGCCAGATACCGCAGCGGCTGGTTCACCGGCTCGATCGTGCCCAGATCAGGGCACGTCCCCACCACCACCTCCGCCCCCGCCGTACGCAGCCTGCGCACCGCCGCCGACAGATGACGCACCGACCGGGTCGCCGGCATCCGGTGCGTCACGTCGTTGGCGCCGATCATCACGACGCACACGTCCGGCACCCAGTCCGGATCCGAGAGGATCTCCGCGACCTGACGGTCCAGGTCGTCCGACATGGCGCCGGGCAGCGCCACGTTGCGCAGCTCCACCGGACGCTCGGCCACCGCCGCGAGACCCGAGGCGAGCAGCGCGCCTGGGGTCTGCCGGGCCCGGTGCACGCCCTGCCCCGCCGCCGTCGAGTCACCCAGCATCGCGAACCGCAGCGGCTCGCTCTCCGCCACCTCGGTGGCCGGACGTTCGGCGAACACCCTCCCGTACAGACCGTTCGCGGACGGGACCTGCACCCCCCTGCCGTGGTTGCCCACCTGCCGCTTCGCCAGCTGGACCTCTGCGATCAACAGACCGACCGCGGCGGCACCTACCAGACCGATACCGCCGCCGCCGTACGCCGCGCCCGCGGCGATCCGCCGTGCCACCCTCGCCCTCGACATGCGTCGCAGCCACCTGCCTCTGCGTAGTCCTTTTCAGCCGTACATCCAGTCATTGCCCCGTAAGTACGGTCGGCCAATCGCAACAGGCGATGAAGGGGCGGCACTCGGCTTACGCTGACCGCACATCACATCGCGGATCCCTCACAGATCCATCGCAGCCCGGAGACAACGGTGCAATTCCACGACTCGATGATCAGCCTCGTCGGCAACACCCCGCTCGTCAGGCTCAACAGCGTGACCGAAGGCATTCAGGCGACCGTCCTGGCCAAGGTCGAGTACTTCAACCCCGGCGGCTCGGTGAAGGACCGCATCGCCCTGCGCATGATCGAGGCGGCGGAGGAGAGCGGCGCCCTCAAGCCCGGCGGCACGATCGTGGAGCCGACCAGCGGCAACACGGGCGTCGGCCTGGCCATCGTGGCGCAGCAGAAGGGGTACAAGTGCATCTTCGTGTGCCCCGACAAGGTCTCCACGGACAAGATCAACGTGATGCGGGCGTACGGCGCGGAGGTCGTCGTCTGCCCGACGGCCGTGGACCCGGAGCACCCGGACTCGTACTACAACGTCTCCGACCGGCTGGTGCGTGAGACGCCCGGCGCCTGGAAGCCGGACCAGTACTCCAACCCCAACAACCCCCTCTCGCACTATCACTCCACCGGCCCCGAGCTGTGGGAGCAGACGGAGGGCGAGATCACGCACTTCGTGGCGGGCGTCGGCACGGGCGGCACGATCTCCGGGACCGGCCGCTATCTGAAGGACGTGAGCGAGGGCCGCGTGCAGGTCATCGGCGCCGACCCGGAGGGCTCGGTGTACTCCGGCGGCTCCGGGCGCCCGTACCTCGTGGAGGGCGTGGGCGAGGACTTCTGGCCGACGGCGTACGACCGCACGGTCGCGGACGAGATCGTCGCGGTCTCCGACAAGGACTCCTTCCAGATGACCCGCCGCCTCGCCAAGGAGGAGGGCCTCCTCGTGGGCGGCTCCTGCGGCATGGCAGTCGTGGCGGCCCTGCGCGTGGCCGAACGCCTCGGCCCGGACGACGTGGTGGTGGTCCTCCTCCCGGACAGCGGCCGCGGCTACCTCAGCAAGATCTTCAACGACGAGTGGATGGCCGACTACGGCTTCCTCGCCGACACGGGCACGAGCGCGCGCGTGGGCGACGTGCTCCAGGACAAGGAGGGCGGCGCGCTGCCGTCACTCGTCCACATGCACCCGGAGGAGACCGTCGGCGAGGCCATCGAGGTGCTGCGCGAGTACGGCGTCTCGCAGATGCCCATCGTGAAGCCGGGAGCCGGACACCCGGACGTGATGGCGGCCGAGGTCATCGGCTCCGTCGTCGAACGGGAGCTGCTCGACGCCCTGTTCACGCAGCGCGCCTCGCTCGGCGACCCGCTGGAGAAGCACATGTCGGCCCCGCTGCCGCAGGTCGGCTCGGGTGAGCCGGTGGAGGACCTGATGTCCGTGCTCGGCTCCGCGGACGCGGCGATCGTCCTGGTGGAGGGCAAGCCCAAGGGTGTGGTGAGCCGCCAGGACCTGTTGGCCTTCCTCGCGAAGAGCGGTGGGAAGTAGGGCGGAGCGGGTTCGTGCAATCGGTACGAGCGCGACACGTGCGCGCAGCACCCGCTTAACACGGGTCCGGCACATTGGTGGGTGTCGGCAGGGGTGGGAGCGGCTCCCCGCTCAGGCCGGCACTGTAGCGGCGTCAAGGACCTCCGGAGCGGCTCCCGGACCTCCATGGACGCCTGCGGACGCGGTGCCCCGGTCCTGACCCGGTTCCGTGTCCTTCGCGGGGACCGCCGTCGTCCCGCCCCCCGTTCACGGGGGTGCGGCGGTCCCCGCGCCACACTTCTTCTATTCGACGAACAGGCCCCGCTCCGCGGCGCGTACGTCGAATTCCTCCAGGCGGGCCTGCGCCTCGGGCAGGTTGTCGCACATCGCTTCCAGGAGCACGCGGCCGAGCAGCATAGGTGAGCACGCCGTGTCGAAGGCGAGGCCCTCGCCGACCGCGGCGGGCAGCAGCAGGTCCGAGTGCTTGGCGACGGGGGCGAAGGCCGAGTCGGCGACGGTGACCACGGTGAGGCCTGCCGACTTGGCGTAGGCGAGCGCGTCGACGACTTCCTTGGGATGGCGGGGCAGCGCGAAGCAGAGGAGGGCGGTGGCTCCGGCGCGGACGGCGGCGTCCACGCGGTCGGCGAGCATCGTGCCGCCCTCGTCGAGGAGCCGTACGTCGGGGTGGACCTTCGCCGCGAAGTACGAGAAGCCGTAGGCCTGGGAGGCGGCGGCGCGCAGGCCGAGGACGAGGAGCGGGCGGGAGGCGGCGAGGA encodes the following:
- a CDS encoding acetyl-CoA C-acetyltransferase, which translates into the protein MPEAVIVSTARSPIGRAFKGSLKDLRPDDLTATIVQAALAKVPELDPRDIDDLMLGCGLPGGEQGNNLGRIVAVQMGMDHLPGCTVTRYCSSSLQTSRMALHAIKAGEGDVFISAGVEMVSRFVKGNSDSLPDTHNPLFADAEARTAAVAESEGASWHDPREDGLVPDAYIAMGQTAENLARTKGVTRADMDAFGVRSQNLAEQAIKNGFWEREITPVTTPDGTVVSQDDGPRAGVTVEGVSGLKPVFRPDGLVTAANCCPLNDGAAALVIMSDTKARELGLTPLARIVSTGVSGLSPEIMGLGPVEASKQALQRAGLGIGDIDLVEINEAFAAQVIPSARDLGIDEDKLNINGGAIAVGHPFGMTGARITGTLINSLQFHDKQFGLETMCVGGGQGMAMVIERLS
- a CDS encoding SGNH/GDSL hydrolase family protein encodes the protein MSRARVARRIAAGAAYGGGGIGLVGAAAVGLLIAEVQLAKRQVGNHGRGVQVPSANGLYGRVFAERPATEVAESEPLRFAMLGDSTAAGQGVHRARQTPGALLASGLAAVAERPVELRNVALPGAMSDDLDRQVAEILSDPDWVPDVCVVMIGANDVTHRMPATRSVRHLSAAVRRLRTAGAEVVVGTCPDLGTIEPVNQPLRYLARRASRQLAAAQTIGTVEQGGRTVSLGDLLGPEFLANPRELFGPDNYHPSAEGYATAAMAVLPTLCASLGLWPEEERPDVSRREGFLPVARAAAQAAEEGGTEVTPAMPTGPRGPWALLKRRRRRRVATQDPTPLNI
- a CDS encoding cystathionine beta-synthase, which produces MQFHDSMISLVGNTPLVRLNSVTEGIQATVLAKVEYFNPGGSVKDRIALRMIEAAEESGALKPGGTIVEPTSGNTGVGLAIVAQQKGYKCIFVCPDKVSTDKINVMRAYGAEVVVCPTAVDPEHPDSYYNVSDRLVRETPGAWKPDQYSNPNNPLSHYHSTGPELWEQTEGEITHFVAGVGTGGTISGTGRYLKDVSEGRVQVIGADPEGSVYSGGSGRPYLVEGVGEDFWPTAYDRTVADEIVAVSDKDSFQMTRRLAKEEGLLVGGSCGMAVVAALRVAERLGPDDVVVVLLPDSGRGYLSKIFNDEWMADYGFLADTGTSARVGDVLQDKEGGALPSLVHMHPEETVGEAIEVLREYGVSQMPIVKPGAGHPDVMAAEVIGSVVERELLDALFTQRASLGDPLEKHMSAPLPQVGSGEPVEDLMSVLGSADAAIVLVEGKPKGVVSRQDLLAFLAKSGGK
- a CDS encoding MurR/RpiR family transcriptional regulator, producing the protein MNDSPAARLQQLFEVHRLTPTQRRIAHCMVRRAADVPFLSSVELAELAGVSQPSVTRFAVALGFDGYPALRRHLREVAPAEPTTPASANEYQQAVEAEIENLRHLAQLLADPAPVERAGRLLAASRPLLVLGLRAAASQAYGFSYFAAKVHPDVRLLDEGGTMLADRVDAAVRAGATALLCFALPRHPKEVVDALAYAKSAGLTVVTVADSAFAPVAKHSDLLLPAAVGEGLAFDTACSPMLLGRVLLEAMCDNLPEAQARLEEFDVRAAERGLFVE